A genome region from Thalassotalea euphylliae includes the following:
- the ispC gene encoding 1-deoxy-D-xylulose-5-phosphate reductoisomerase: MQQHQLCILGSTGSIGESTLDIVRRHPERFTVISMSANSRVENMLAQCIEFKPQYVVMGCQETATKLSTLLVENGIANIDVSYGEQALCDIASSDQVDTVMAAIVGSSGLMPTLSAVKTGKRVLLANKESLVTSGQIFIDAVKASGAKLLPIDSEHNAIFQCLPEFEQHRPGECQLADNGISKILLTGSGGPFRTKPVSELADVTPEQAVAHPNWDMGKKISVDSATMMNKGLEFIEAKWLFNVEPSQIQVVLHPQSTIHSMVQYKDGSVIAQMGNPDMRTPIAHAMAYPERIDAGVEPLDFFNTKPFEFEAVDFERYPNLKLAIDACSQGQAACTALNAANEIAVEAFLNYQIKFTDIFRINELSVQQFVSQQVTTIDDVISLDANVRVYAKDQLAKLMESE; encoded by the coding sequence ATGCAGCAACATCAACTTTGTATTTTAGGTTCGACGGGTTCTATTGGTGAAAGCACCTTAGATATTGTTAGGCGCCACCCTGAACGTTTTACTGTCATTTCAATGTCAGCAAACTCTCGCGTTGAGAATATGTTAGCGCAGTGTATTGAGTTTAAACCACAATATGTGGTGATGGGCTGCCAAGAAACGGCGACAAAACTGTCAACGTTATTAGTTGAAAATGGTATAGCCAATATTGACGTCAGCTATGGTGAACAAGCCTTGTGTGATATCGCGAGCAGTGACCAGGTTGATACGGTCATGGCAGCAATTGTTGGTTCATCTGGCTTAATGCCAACGCTATCTGCCGTTAAAACAGGTAAGCGAGTATTGCTGGCAAATAAAGAATCGTTAGTCACTTCCGGCCAAATCTTTATCGACGCGGTGAAAGCGTCAGGCGCAAAGCTACTACCTATAGATAGCGAGCACAATGCGATATTCCAGTGTTTACCAGAGTTTGAACAGCACAGGCCGGGCGAATGCCAACTAGCCGATAATGGTATTAGCAAAATTTTACTTACGGGCTCTGGTGGACCGTTTCGCACTAAGCCCGTTAGTGAGTTAGCGGATGTAACACCAGAGCAAGCGGTAGCTCACCCGAATTGGGACATGGGTAAGAAAATCTCGGTAGACTCTGCCACTATGATGAATAAAGGCTTGGAGTTTATTGAAGCGAAGTGGTTATTCAATGTTGAACCGTCGCAAATTCAGGTGGTACTGCACCCGCAAAGTACCATTCATTCAATGGTGCAATACAAAGATGGCTCAGTGATCGCGCAAATGGGTAATCCAGATATGCGTACGCCAATTGCTCATGCCATGGCATACCCAGAGCGTATTGATGCAGGCGTTGAACCGCTTGATTTTTTCAATACCAAACCATTTGAGTTTGAAGCGGTTGATTTTGAGCGCTACCCAAATTTAAAGCTAGCGATAGATGCCTGCTCCCAAGGCCAAGCGGCTTGTACCGCGCTTAATGCTGCTAATGAAATTGCAGTTGAAGCCTTCTTAAATTACCAAATCAAATTTACCGACATTTTCCGTATTAATGAATTATCGGTGCAGCAATTTGTCTCACAACAAGTGACTACGATTGATGACGTTATTTCGTTAGACGCAAATGTGCGCGTATATGCTAAAGATCAACTAGCAAAATTAATGGAAAGCGAGTGA
- a CDS encoding OmpH family outer membrane protein, whose protein sequence is MKKLMKTLALTTAASSMLLAGSAMAQKIAVVNFQEVMTKIPQTAAVMQKLETEFKDEKAVLAQLEKDIKYFQEKKKRDSSLMTDKEKTDLDKEIATKFQEYQTKGKDFQQKTQVRQNEETSKIIALVRQAIDNIAAKEKYDMVIEQKAVVFSKPETSITEQVVEQVSKLN, encoded by the coding sequence TTGAAAAAGTTAATGAAAACATTGGCACTAACCACAGCAGCATCAAGCATGTTGTTAGCTGGCTCTGCTATGGCACAAAAAATTGCCGTTGTTAACTTCCAAGAAGTAATGACAAAGATTCCTCAAACTGCTGCTGTAATGCAAAAGTTAGAAACTGAATTTAAAGACGAAAAAGCTGTACTTGCGCAATTGGAAAAAGACATTAAGTACTTTCAAGAAAAGAAAAAGCGTGATTCTTCGTTAATGACTGACAAAGAAAAGACGGATCTTGATAAAGAAATTGCGACTAAATTCCAAGAATACCAAACGAAAGGCAAAGACTTTCAGCAAAAAACGCAAGTTCGTCAAAACGAAGAAACTTCAAAAATTATCGCTTTAGTTCGTCAAGCAATCGACAACATTGCAGCGAAAGAAAAGTACGATATGGTTATTGAGCAAAAAGCGGTAGTTTTCTCAAAGCCTGAAACTAGCATTACTGAACAAGTAGTTGAGCAAGTAAGTAAGCTAAACTAA
- the lpxD gene encoding UDP-3-O-(3-hydroxymyristoyl)glucosamine N-acyltransferase — MAMSYTLTDIAKHIGATVKGDGNISVSSLATLATAKNDQIAFLANSKYQNQLKDTQACAVIVTPDMAEQCQTNALVMDNPYMGYALTAKLLDHTPASATNIHSTAVIDDSAVIGEGVAIGANAVIEAGASIADGAMIGAGCFIGKHAQIGANTKLWSNISVYHEVQIGSDCLIQANTVIGADGFGYAPHQGQWHKIPQLGRVIIGDRVEIGASTTVDRGALEDTIIGDGCIIDNQVQIAHNVVIGKNTAIAGCTVVAGSVKIGNNCTIGGMAAINGHIEIADNVVFTGMSMVTKGVKESGVYSSGIPAQPNKDWNKMNARLRKLDVMAKKITSLEKTLNEQQKES, encoded by the coding sequence ATTGCAATGAGTTATACCCTAACTGATATTGCAAAGCATATTGGCGCGACTGTTAAGGGAGATGGCAACATTTCCGTTAGCAGTCTTGCTACATTAGCGACTGCAAAAAATGATCAAATTGCCTTCCTGGCAAACAGTAAATACCAAAACCAACTGAAAGACACACAAGCCTGCGCGGTAATTGTAACGCCTGATATGGCTGAGCAATGTCAAACCAATGCCTTGGTGATGGATAACCCTTACATGGGCTATGCATTAACAGCTAAGCTGCTAGACCACACTCCAGCATCAGCGACCAATATTCATTCAACTGCGGTTATTGATGATAGCGCTGTTATTGGTGAAGGTGTGGCGATTGGTGCTAATGCCGTCATTGAAGCAGGCGCCTCAATCGCTGATGGGGCAATGATTGGCGCGGGATGTTTCATTGGTAAACATGCCCAAATTGGCGCGAATACTAAGCTGTGGTCGAACATTAGTGTTTACCATGAAGTTCAGATTGGTAGTGATTGTTTAATACAAGCCAATACAGTGATTGGTGCCGATGGTTTTGGCTATGCACCACACCAAGGCCAATGGCATAAAATACCACAACTGGGTCGTGTTATTATTGGCGATCGCGTAGAAATTGGTGCAAGCACCACAGTCGATCGCGGCGCACTAGAAGACACTATAATTGGTGACGGTTGTATCATTGATAACCAAGTGCAAATTGCCCATAACGTGGTGATTGGTAAAAATACTGCAATTGCTGGCTGCACAGTGGTGGCTGGAAGTGTTAAAATTGGCAACAACTGTACTATTGGTGGTATGGCGGCAATCAATGGTCATATCGAAATTGCTGACAATGTTGTATTTACCGGTATGTCAATGGTCACCAAAGGGGTTAAAGAATCCGGTGTCTATTCGTCAGGTATACCTGCCCAGCCAAATAAAGACTGGAACAAAATGAATGCTCGATTGCGCAAGCTAGATGTGATGGCCAAGAAAATTACCTCATTAGAAAAAACGCTTAACGAGCAGCAAAAGGAAAGTTAA
- the lpxB gene encoding lipid-A-disaccharide synthase, with amino-acid sequence MSTLPSQVTSEPAGHNTNKKPQNNSQSQSQNKSQSDAPVIAIVVGEHSGDTLGEGLMKAILEKQPNAKFIGIGGPKMNALGFESLYAMDELAVMGIVEVLGRIRRLLHIRKSLTEYFTQNKPDVFIGIDAPDFNLTLEQRLKTSGIKTVHYVSPSVWAWREKRVFKVQAATNLVLALLPFEKAFYDKYQVPCQFVGHSLADDIPLVSDKAAAREELGLEQTGKVLALMPGSRGGELSRLVEPFLLSAKQLLAEDPALTFVVPMISEKRAEQFNALHQEIAPELPIKLFIGKTQAVMSASDCLLTASGTVTLEAALIKRPMVITYRFNWLTYQMGKIMVKLKHFSLPNLLADKALVPELLQDDVTPENIVPLLKERLYQDQSSLNQAFTDIHLTLKQDASQQAAKAVLELMQA; translated from the coding sequence ATGTCGACCTTACCTTCTCAAGTGACCAGTGAACCAGCTGGTCACAATACAAATAAAAAGCCTCAAAATAACTCCCAAAGCCAATCCCAAAATAAATCTCAAAGCGACGCTCCGGTGATTGCCATCGTCGTTGGCGAGCACTCAGGTGACACCTTGGGTGAAGGTTTGATGAAGGCCATTCTTGAAAAGCAGCCGAATGCTAAATTTATCGGTATTGGTGGCCCGAAAATGAATGCGCTGGGTTTTGAAAGTCTTTATGCCATGGATGAATTGGCGGTAATGGGCATTGTTGAAGTGCTTGGTCGTATTCGTCGTCTACTGCATATTCGCAAGTCGCTAACCGAATATTTTACCCAAAACAAGCCAGATGTATTTATTGGTATAGACGCGCCAGATTTTAACCTAACGCTTGAGCAGCGTTTAAAAACATCGGGTATTAAAACCGTCCATTATGTAAGCCCGTCAGTATGGGCATGGCGTGAAAAGCGCGTATTTAAAGTGCAGGCAGCAACTAACTTGGTACTTGCTTTATTGCCGTTTGAAAAAGCCTTCTACGATAAATACCAAGTGCCATGTCAGTTTGTCGGTCATTCTTTAGCAGATGATATACCGCTGGTATCAGACAAGGCAGCGGCACGAGAAGAGCTTGGGCTTGAGCAAACAGGCAAAGTGTTAGCCTTAATGCCGGGCAGCCGTGGCGGCGAGCTATCGCGTTTAGTTGAACCGTTTTTACTATCGGCCAAACAATTATTGGCAGAAGATCCCGCATTAACCTTTGTTGTGCCGATGATTTCAGAAAAGCGTGCTGAGCAATTTAATGCGCTTCACCAAGAAATAGCGCCAGAGTTGCCAATCAAACTGTTTATTGGCAAGACGCAAGCGGTAATGTCTGCTAGTGATTGTTTGTTGACTGCATCAGGGACAGTCACACTAGAAGCGGCATTAATTAAACGACCAATGGTGATCACTTATCGCTTTAATTGGCTGACTTATCAAATGGGCAAGATCATGGTGAAGTTAAAACACTTCTCGCTGCCTAACTTGCTTGCCGACAAGGCCTTAGTGCCAGAGCTTTTACAAGATGATGTAACGCCTGAGAATATTGTGCCACTGCTAAAAGAGCGACTGTATCAAGACCAATCGTCTCTCAACCAAGCCTTTACCGATATTCACTTAACGCTCAAGCAAGACGCCAGTCAGCAAGCAGCAAAGGCTGTGCTTGAATTGATGCAGGCATAA
- the fabZ gene encoding 3-hydroxyacyl-ACP dehydratase FabZ has protein sequence MEREPNTIDVEEIQKLIPHRYPMLLIDRVVDFEPGKWLHGIKNVTVNEPVFTGHFPGYSIFPGVMILESLAQATGVLGFKSTEGRNDGEMYLFASIDNAKFKKPVVPGDTMHLHVEFLKERRGMWKFYGEARVDGKVVCSADLMCARREL, from the coding sequence TTGGAAAGAGAACCAAACACAATTGATGTGGAAGAGATCCAAAAACTCATCCCACATCGCTACCCAATGTTATTAATTGACCGCGTTGTTGATTTCGAGCCAGGCAAATGGCTGCATGGTATTAAAAACGTTACTGTCAACGAGCCAGTTTTTACTGGTCACTTCCCAGGATATTCGATCTTTCCGGGTGTGATGATTTTAGAGAGCTTAGCACAAGCAACAGGTGTGCTAGGCTTTAAGTCAACTGAAGGCCGCAATGACGGCGAGATGTACTTATTTGCATCGATTGACAACGCTAAATTTAAAAAGCCAGTTGTGCCGGGCGATACCATGCACCTGCACGTTGAATTTCTAAAAGAACGCCGCGGCATGTGGAAGTTCTACGGTGAAGCACGCGTTGACGGCAAAGTCGTTTGTAGTGCTGACCTAATGTGTGCAAGACGAGAGTTATAA
- the bamA gene encoding outer membrane protein assembly factor BamA, producing the protein MMIKKIALAVLLGTLGTSVQASDDFQVEDIQIRGLQRVALGAALTHIPFNVGDTLNEFRVSQSIKALYKSGHFNNIQVFKDGNRVIYSVQERETISEITFEGNSDLKDEQLTQSLDDSNIRVGETLDRTVISGIEMGLEDFYHSVGKYNANVKAEVTHLPRNRVNLKFVFEEGDAAAIEQINLVGNEVFTDEEVLKNIELTYDSPWWDFLAQDRYQKQTLQGDMETIESFYLDRGYLRFKVDSTQVSMTPNKEQVYIALNVTEGEKYTVSEVDFIGDMAGFEQTIRAINPLKAGKLYNGAEVTYTEETISRFLGRFGYAYPKVTTIPEINDDDKTVKLSISVDPGKRIYVNRINFKGNHVTADRVLRRELRQMEGAWLSNSLVEGSKARLSRLPYMETVEFETTQLPGEEDMVNVDFDVKEQPSGSFTAGIGYGSQTNLSLNAGVQQNNFLGTGNRLAFNINTVSYSRAVSVSYTDPYFTVDGISLGGSLYYNEFDAGSANLVEYENKTYGVGVNLGFPINEYVRVNFGLGYKSNGITRLQTYEQIQRFYELYSDPDDPDARLTFETFDLSAGISRSTLNRGTFPTAGSQQSFSAKITTPNSDVNFFKLNLKTKWYFPLTRDQKWTVLTRFEAGYANGYDTINGNDQILPFWENFRAGGSDTLRGFENNVVGPRAIFRRPTAIGGTPDPVGNGGACCLGPDHDIIDISRNSVGGNALAIGGVELVFPLPFVDEGFSNSVRSSLFVDVGNVWDTEFDVDDYRDLDPNEFIKIDDYSDIGRYRSSAGLSVQWLSPMGPMIFSFAKALKKEDGDDTSFFSFNIGQTF; encoded by the coding sequence ATGATGATTAAAAAAATTGCCTTAGCGGTTCTATTAGGCACCTTAGGCACGTCTGTACAAGCTTCAGATGACTTCCAAGTTGAAGATATCCAAATCAGAGGGCTACAGCGTGTCGCGTTAGGCGCAGCATTAACGCATATTCCATTTAATGTTGGCGACACCCTAAACGAATTCCGCGTATCACAATCGATAAAAGCTTTGTATAAATCCGGCCACTTTAACAACATTCAGGTGTTTAAAGACGGCAATCGCGTTATTTATAGCGTTCAAGAGCGTGAAACTATTAGTGAGATCACCTTTGAAGGCAATAGTGACCTTAAAGACGAGCAACTTACGCAAAGTCTAGACGACAGTAATATTCGCGTAGGTGAAACGCTTGACCGTACAGTTATTTCAGGCATCGAGATGGGTTTGGAAGACTTCTACCACAGTGTTGGTAAGTACAACGCTAATGTTAAGGCTGAAGTTACTCACCTACCGCGCAATCGAGTTAACTTAAAGTTTGTTTTTGAAGAAGGCGACGCCGCTGCGATTGAACAGATTAACTTAGTGGGTAATGAAGTCTTTACAGACGAGGAAGTGCTTAAGAACATTGAGCTAACTTATGACTCGCCATGGTGGGACTTCTTGGCGCAAGACCGCTATCAAAAGCAAACCCTGCAAGGGGACATGGAAACCATTGAAAGTTTCTATTTAGATCGCGGTTACTTGCGCTTTAAAGTCGATTCGACTCAAGTGTCGATGACGCCAAATAAAGAGCAAGTTTATATTGCCCTGAACGTCACCGAAGGTGAAAAGTACACGGTTAGCGAAGTTGACTTTATCGGTGACATGGCGGGGTTTGAGCAAACGATTCGCGCGATTAACCCGTTAAAAGCTGGCAAGTTATATAACGGCGCAGAAGTTACTTACACTGAAGAAACTATTAGCCGTTTCTTAGGCCGATTCGGTTACGCTTACCCTAAAGTCACCACCATTCCAGAAATCAATGATGACGATAAAACCGTTAAGCTGTCGATTTCAGTTGACCCTGGTAAGCGTATTTACGTAAACCGCATCAACTTTAAAGGTAACCATGTGACTGCCGATCGCGTATTGCGTCGCGAGCTTCGTCAAATGGAAGGTGCATGGTTATCAAACAGTTTGGTAGAAGGCTCAAAAGCGCGTTTATCACGCTTGCCTTACATGGAAACTGTTGAATTTGAAACCACCCAGCTACCGGGTGAAGAAGATATGGTAAACGTTGACTTTGATGTAAAAGAGCAACCTTCAGGCTCATTTACCGCGGGTATTGGCTATGGCTCGCAAACTAACTTAAGTTTAAATGCGGGTGTTCAGCAAAATAACTTCTTAGGAACGGGTAACCGATTAGCATTTAATATTAATACGGTAAGTTACTCACGTGCGGTGAGCGTGTCATACACAGATCCATACTTCACTGTTGACGGTATTTCACTTGGTGGCTCTTTGTACTACAACGAGTTCGATGCAGGTAGTGCAAACTTAGTTGAATACGAAAACAAAACCTATGGTGTTGGCGTAAACCTTGGTTTCCCAATCAACGAATATGTACGCGTTAACTTTGGCTTAGGTTACAAGAGTAACGGTATTACGCGTTTACAAACCTATGAGCAAATTCAACGCTTCTACGAATTATACTCAGATCCGGATGATCCGGACGCGAGATTAACGTTTGAAACCTTTGATTTATCAGCCGGTATTTCACGTTCAACCCTTAACCGTGGTACTTTCCCAACGGCGGGTTCACAACAAAGCTTTTCTGCGAAAATAACAACGCCGAATTCAGACGTTAACTTCTTTAAGTTAAATTTAAAAACGAAGTGGTACTTCCCGTTAACTCGTGATCAAAAATGGACGGTCTTAACACGCTTTGAAGCGGGTTACGCGAACGGTTACGATACCATCAATGGTAATGACCAAATTTTACCATTCTGGGAAAACTTCAGAGCAGGTGGTTCAGACACGCTACGTGGCTTTGAAAACAACGTTGTTGGCCCACGTGCGATCTTTAGGCGTCCAACCGCAATTGGCGGTACACCGGACCCTGTTGGTAATGGTGGCGCCTGTTGTTTAGGCCCAGACCATGACATTATTGATATTTCACGAAATTCAGTAGGTGGTAACGCTCTTGCCATTGGTGGTGTGGAGCTAGTATTCCCATTACCGTTTGTTGACGAAGGCTTCTCGAACAGTGTACGAAGCAGCTTATTCGTTGATGTTGGTAATGTCTGGGATACCGAGTTTGATGTTGATGACTACCGCGACCTCGACCCGAACGAATTTATCAAGATTGATGATTATTCAGATATTGGCCGTTACCGTAGTTCGGCTGGTTTATCTGTACAATGGTTATCGCCAATGGGACCAATGATTTTTAGCTTTGCCAAAGCATTGAAAAAAGAAGATGGGGATGATACAAGTTTCTTCAGCTTTAACATTGGTCAAACATTCTAA
- a CDS encoding phosphatidate cytidylyltransferase produces the protein MLKQRILTAVVLAPLAIAAIFYLPLPLFGALMVAIMAIGAWEWGPLMGFARKTRRLFFVFASVVILGAIWSFMPPESLWLEKGVLQQNAIYILWLAVAWWALSALLTFLYPRFSSFWSSHRSIRGVFGWLTLVPAWLAFMVIRSSEYQTDPYHGAQLIMFLFLMVWSADIGAYFVGKSIGKHKLMPNVSPGKTLEGFFGGIASACLLVVTAGKIIDWNAEQFAIVLPVTIVITTISVLGDLNESMFKRQAGVKDSGSILPGHGGVLDRIDSLTATAPIYALCYVLIGW, from the coding sequence TTGTTAAAGCAAAGAATTCTTACGGCCGTTGTCTTAGCGCCGTTAGCTATTGCGGCAATCTTCTATTTGCCGTTGCCTCTGTTCGGCGCATTAATGGTTGCTATTATGGCCATTGGTGCATGGGAGTGGGGCCCATTAATGGGCTTTGCTCGTAAAACCCGTCGTTTATTTTTCGTATTTGCCAGTGTCGTTATTTTAGGGGCGATTTGGTCCTTTATGCCGCCAGAGTCCTTATGGCTTGAAAAAGGCGTACTGCAACAAAATGCTATCTACATATTGTGGCTTGCAGTTGCATGGTGGGCATTGTCGGCATTATTAACATTCTTGTACCCGAGATTTAGCTCATTTTGGTCAAGCCATCGCTCGATTCGAGGTGTCTTTGGCTGGCTAACGTTAGTACCTGCTTGGCTTGCGTTTATGGTGATCCGTTCAAGCGAATACCAAACCGACCCATATCATGGTGCACAGCTAATTATGTTCTTGTTCTTGATGGTGTGGAGCGCTGATATTGGTGCGTACTTTGTGGGTAAATCAATTGGTAAACACAAACTAATGCCAAATGTAAGCCCAGGTAAAACGTTAGAGGGTTTCTTCGGTGGTATCGCTTCTGCCTGTTTGCTGGTGGTTACCGCTGGCAAAATCATTGATTGGAACGCAGAGCAGTTCGCCATTGTACTTCCTGTAACGATTGTCATTACGACTATTTCTGTATTAGGTGATTTAAACGAGAGCATGTTTAAGCGCCAAGCAGGGGTGAAAGACAGTGGTTCGATTTTACCGGGTCATGGCGGTGTACTTGATCGCATTGATAGTTTAACCGCGACTGCGCCAATTTACGCACTGTGCTACGTGCTAATTGGCTGGTAA
- the rseP gene encoding sigma E protease regulator RseP, giving the protein MFDVIWNLASFVVALGILVTVHEYGHFWVARKCGVQVDRFSVGFGKPIWRRTDKHGTEFVVALIPLGGYVKMLDERVNDVPPEKAHLAFNNKSVYQRIAIIAAGPLANFAFAIVAFYLMFLIGVPSVKPYIGELTPNSIAAQAKLPVNGEIVEVAGKSVKDWQDINMALVGEIGQSSIAIKARQPDSVYAKEFTLDTSDWQFAPEKTSSLASLGIVPFSPKVHTEIAAIGEGSAAARVGLQIGDTLLSINGETINNDWRFFATEIKALAKQEVALTLLRNGQQVALTVVPDAREVNGKLVGYLGISPKLDPWPEGHRITIAHGVLGSFPESMERTWNLVVLSFEMIGKLITGDVSVKNLSGPISIAQGAGNSAGYGFVYFLGFLALISINLGIINLLPLPVLDGGHLLYYLIELLTGKPVPEKIQELGFRFGALALLTLMSIAIFNDISRL; this is encoded by the coding sequence ATGTTTGATGTGATTTGGAATCTAGCCTCTTTTGTTGTTGCTCTTGGCATCTTAGTGACTGTGCACGAGTACGGTCATTTTTGGGTAGCACGAAAATGTGGGGTGCAAGTAGATCGCTTTTCGGTTGGTTTTGGCAAACCAATTTGGCGACGAACGGACAAACACGGTACTGAGTTTGTCGTAGCGCTTATTCCACTCGGTGGTTACGTTAAAATGCTCGACGAGCGAGTTAACGATGTACCACCAGAAAAAGCTCATCTTGCCTTTAACAATAAATCTGTCTATCAGCGCATCGCAATCATTGCTGCCGGCCCGCTAGCCAACTTCGCTTTTGCCATTGTTGCTTTCTATTTAATGTTTTTAATTGGTGTGCCCAGTGTAAAACCTTACATTGGCGAGTTAACGCCTAATTCGATTGCGGCACAAGCCAAGCTGCCCGTTAACGGCGAAATCGTTGAGGTCGCAGGCAAGTCTGTGAAAGATTGGCAAGATATTAATATGGCGTTGGTGGGCGAGATTGGCCAATCGTCCATTGCCATTAAAGCGAGACAACCAGACAGCGTTTATGCCAAAGAGTTCACGCTAGACACCTCTGACTGGCAATTTGCACCAGAGAAAACCTCGTCATTAGCAAGCTTAGGCATTGTGCCATTTTCTCCTAAAGTCCATACCGAGATAGCGGCGATTGGAGAGGGAAGTGCCGCTGCGAGAGTTGGTTTACAAATAGGTGATACACTGTTGTCAATTAATGGTGAGACCATCAATAATGACTGGCGATTTTTTGCGACTGAGATAAAAGCCTTAGCCAAACAAGAGGTTGCCTTGACTCTGTTACGTAACGGTCAGCAAGTAGCACTAACGGTTGTTCCAGATGCTCGTGAAGTCAATGGTAAATTAGTCGGTTATCTTGGAATTTCACCTAAGTTAGATCCTTGGCCAGAGGGGCATAGAATCACCATTGCTCACGGCGTTTTGGGAAGTTTTCCTGAAAGTATGGAACGTACATGGAATTTAGTGGTCTTAAGTTTCGAAATGATTGGCAAGTTAATCACTGGTGATGTGTCAGTGAAGAACTTAAGTGGGCCAATTTCCATCGCACAAGGCGCAGGAAATAGTGCTGGCTATGGATTCGTTTATTTTTTGGGCTTTTTAGCGTTAATTAGCATTAATTTAGGAATAATTAACCTTTTACCGTTACCAGTACTTGATGGCGGCCATTTACTTTATTACCTTATAGAGCTTTTAACAGGAAAGCCTGTACCAGAAAAAATTCAAGAGTTGGGATTTCGATTCGGGGCACTTGCGTTACTCACCTTAATGAGCATCGCCATCTTTAACGATATATCGCGGCTTTAA
- the lpxA gene encoding acyl-ACP--UDP-N-acetylglucosamine O-acyltransferase encodes MIHEQAIIEPGAQIGENVSIGPWTYVGKDVVIGDNCDIRSNVVIKGPTTIGKGNTIYQFATIGEDCQDLKYAGEPTQLIIGDNNTFRECCTIHRGTIQDNSLTQIGSNNLFMAYTHVAHDCMVGSNCIMANNASIAGHVHVGDWAILGGMVGVHQFCHIGAHSFIAANSLVLKDVPPFVMASGHGASPFGLNSEGLKRRGFAKETILAIRRAYKEVYRKGLNVDDALVGVNELAKDHEAVNDFAEFIKSSQRGIIR; translated from the coding sequence GTGATCCACGAACAAGCGATTATCGAGCCGGGTGCTCAAATAGGTGAAAACGTATCCATTGGACCTTGGACGTATGTTGGCAAGGATGTCGTCATTGGCGATAACTGTGATATTCGCTCGAATGTTGTCATCAAAGGGCCAACGACCATTGGTAAAGGCAACACAATTTATCAGTTCGCGACCATTGGTGAAGATTGCCAAGATTTAAAATACGCAGGTGAGCCAACTCAACTGATTATTGGCGATAACAACACTTTCCGTGAGTGTTGTACCATCCATCGCGGCACAATTCAGGACAATAGCCTGACACAAATCGGCAGTAACAACCTGTTTATGGCCTACACCCATGTGGCTCACGACTGCATGGTTGGAAGCAACTGTATTATGGCGAACAACGCCTCTATTGCTGGCCATGTACATGTTGGCGATTGGGCAATTTTAGGTGGCATGGTCGGTGTTCATCAGTTCTGCCACATAGGTGCGCACAGCTTCATTGCTGCGAACTCCTTAGTACTAAAAGATGTGCCGCCTTTCGTGATGGCATCAGGCCATGGCGCTTCGCCGTTTGGCTTAAACTCGGAAGGCCTAAAGCGCCGTGGTTTTGCAAAAGAAACGATTTTAGCTATTCGCCGCGCCTACAAAGAAGTGTACCGTAAAGGGCTAAATGTGGATGACGCGCTAGTGGGTGTTAACGAATTAGCCAAAGACCATGAAGCCGTGAATGATTTTGCCGAGTTTATTAAAAGCTCGCAGCGCGGCATTATTCGTTAA